The Marinomonas maritima genome segment TATTTAGAAAGTATTAGTGTTGTACGAGATGTTATTTTGGTTCAAGTTGATGGCGAAAAAGTGGAGTTCTCTGTGGAAATCGATGGAGATAAGCAGAAGCTTTTCAATTCAATATCATTAAGCCGTTTGCTTATTAATGCCCCGTTAAATGCGTTAGATACAGATGCAAACCGGGTTGTGTCTTATCAATACAGTGGGGTCAAATAAATGACGGATACGTTACAAGAGAAGATTGTTGAGCGCGACTTTTTTGCTCGTCCAGTAGAAGAACAAAATGATTTTTTACACCAAACTTGGTGTAATCACTGTATGGAAGTGGACTTGGGAATGAAGAATCCTAAGGAATTTGAGACGAAAGATCGAGTGTGGATAGAAGGTGATTGTTTGAAATGTGGCCATTCAACCATCACTGAAATAGTGGAAGACGACGAAGAGTAGTTCGTTTGTTAGATGAAAAAAAGCCGCACTATGAAGTGCGGCTTTTTTATATCTAATTCGTCAATGACTACTTATCGGTAGGGTAGTCTCGTTCAGGCTGACCAATATAAAGCTGGCGAGGACGGCCAATTTTATAAGGCCCACTGATCATTTCGTTCCAATGGGAAATCCAGCCAATGGTACGAGACATGGCAAAAATTACCGTGAACATACTGGTTGGAATGCCGATGGCTTTCATGATAATGCCAGAATAAAAATCTACGTTAGGATAAAGCTTACGCTCTACAAAGTATGGATCTTCAAGTGCTATCTGCTCAAGGCGTTTAGCGATTTTTAGTAAAGGGTCATTAGATTGTCCTAATTCTGCCAATACTTGGTCACAGGTTTCGCGCATTACTTTGGCGCGAGGGTCAAAGTTTTTGTAAACACGATGCCCGAACCCCATTAATCTAAATGGATCGTTTTTGTCTTTTGCTTTTGCAATGAATTTATCGATGCTATCAACATCACCGATTTCTTCTAGCATGCTAAGTACGGCTTCGTTGGCGCCGCCATGAGCAGGCCCCCAAAGCGTTGCTATACCAGCTGCAATGCAAGCGAATGGGTTTGCACCTGAAGAACCAGCCAAACGTACAGTCGAAGTCGAAGCGTTTTGTTCATGGTCCGCATGAAGAATGAAAATTTTATCCATCGCTTTAGCAAACACAGGATTGACTGCGTAGTCTTC includes the following:
- the gltA gene encoding citrate synthase; this encodes MADKKALLTVDGIDKTIELPVLSGTLGTDVIDVRSLGANGVFTYDPGFMSTGSCESSITYIDGDAGILLHRGYPIAQLAEHSDYLETCYLLLYGELPDKEQKVEFEKTVGKHTMVNQSMHKFIEGFRNDAHPMAIMCGLVGALSAFYQDHMDINNPKHREIAAFRLISKMPTLASICYKYSKDQPVMYPRNDLSYAENFLYMMFATPCEDYAVNPVFAKAMDKIFILHADHEQNASTSTVRLAGSSGANPFACIAAGIATLWGPAHGGANEAVLSMLEEIGDVDSIDKFIAKAKDKNDPFRLMGFGHRVYKNFDPRAKVMRETCDQVLAELGQSNDPLLKIAKRLEQIALEDPYFVERKLYPNVDFYSGIIMKAIGIPTSMFTVIFAMSRTIGWISHWNEMISGPYKIGRPRQLYIGQPERDYPTDK